Proteins encoded within one genomic window of Episyrphus balteatus chromosome 1, idEpiBalt1.1, whole genome shotgun sequence:
- the LOC129920872 gene encoding protein smoothened isoform X1, with product MRSIIIVIFWAIIVCSINTIAAIVSNNIEPSDLEAINGTRNYRIYGKNSKDDKPWFDGRVVDMRLIQCVRPGKCEKLQFKTCFGANIPYTQTSLDLTDYDNQQQIMDRLKNYEALKHVPRCWAVIQHFLCAVFAPKCETINNQDMVYLPSLEMCKITLEPCRILYNTSYFPEFMKCNETLFPSKCNNGVREMKFNSTGTCLEPLVPAESVASYYPGIEGCGVQCKDPLYTDNEHSQINKMIGWGVTLCFLSNLFVVATFFIDWENANKYPALIVFYINLCFFIVCLGWLAQFTPGGRDDIVCRKDGTLRHSEPTAGENLSCIVVFIFVYYFLMAAMVWFVFLTYAWHLRAVGNVQDRIDKKGSYFHSVAWSLPLVLTITAMALSEVDGNSTVGICFVGYLNHSIRAGLLLGPLCGVILVGGYFIIRGMVMLFGLKNFANDIKSTSASNKIHLIIVRMGLCAFFTLIFILVAIVCHITEFRNSAAWGESLRQYIICRITQTYNDDHVVCKLEHRPSVAVLQLHLICLFGSGIVMSTWCWTPSSVETWKRYIRNKTFCFRKCGRELVEDIKMPKHKVIAQTWAKRKEFEDKGRLSITLYNTHTDPVGLNFDMNDFNSSATNDISSTWANYLPQFVKRRFAITGAATNSSSHGCQRKSSLDSEISFSVRHVSVESRRNSVDSQVSVKIAEMKTKVASRSRNSSSHHKHSKNRSRRKDFMAASGRKYNNRRESSTSVESQIIALKKTTYPNACHKVGLFAQSKSAKNMKRRSASAGLDPNDINQFLSKNGHFIIPFLQKGINSSSDEETSRASFKVQDSRLDVVLKQDLSDDDEYTNGAKIEELIDNNEFGRSSNRKSTNINLENFIKTMNKSSALENNRIDAASRNSRNSTKSRGSRKSTAQGSKRCRSKTNKSTKKVATADLDISDLNLNLYLNHDEDDDDDSISSFSLDMDLPTGMQSSYSGISVGKTHSRNSKTSCDVGIQANAYEIAATQTYADDELMIAMRHLNAKNRRRSEMTNDDDQETHELLPMVKNRETIMMSEAEKLKMLLLPSK from the exons ATGAG GAGTATCATCATCGTTATCTTTTGGGCTATAATAGTCTGTTCTATTAACACAATTGCTGCTATTGTATCCAATAATATAGAACCTTCTGATTTGGAGGCCATTAATGGAACTAGAAATTATCGAATTTATGGGAAGAATAGCAAAGATGATAAACCTTGGTTTGATGGACGTGTTGTCGATATGCGTCTGATTCAATGTGTGCGTCCAGGAAAATGCGAAAAGTTGCAATTCAAAACATGCTTCGGAGCTAATATTCCTTATACACAAACAAGTCTAGATTTGACAGATTATGATAACCAGCAACAGATAATGGATCGATTGAAAAACTATGAGGCACTGAAACATGTTCCCAGATGTTGGGCTGTAATACAG CATTTTTTATGTGCAGTTTTCGCCCCAAAGTGTGAGACAATCAATAATCAAGACATGGTTTATCTGCCTTCACTTGAAATGTGCAAAATAACCTTGGAGCCGTGTCGGATACTCTATAACACATCGTACTTTCCAGAGTTTATGAAATGCAATGAAACTCTGTTCCCTTCAAAGTGTAACAATGGAGTACGTGAAATGAAATTCAATTCAACTGGAACGTGTTTGGAGCCCTTAGTGCCAGCTGAATCTGTAGCTAGTTACTATCCCGGTATTGAAGGATGTGGTGTGCAGTGTAAGGATCCGCTGTATACTGATAACGAACATAGTCAGATAAACAAAATGATTGGATGGGGTGTTACTCTTTGTTTTCTGTCAAACCTTTTCGTAGTGGCAACATTTTTCATCGATTGGGAGAATGCCAACAAGTATCCAGCGTtgattgtattttatattaacCTGTGCTTTTTCATTGTTTGTTTggg ATGGCTAGCACAATTTACACCCGGCGGCCGGGATGACATCGTCTGCCGCAAAGATGGAACCCTACGACACTCTGAGCCCACCGCTGGAGAAAATCTCTCCTGCAtcgttgtatttatttttgtttattattttcttatggCTGCAATGGTGTGGTTTGTCTTTCTCACATATGCTTGGCATCTGCGTGCAGTTGGCAACGTTCAAGATCGTATTGATAAAAAGGGTTCATATTTCCATTCTGTGGCTTGGTCCTTGCCATTGGTGCTCACAATAACAGCTATGGCTTTGAGTGAAGTTGATGGAAATAGCACGGTTggaatttgttttgttggttaCCTCAATCATTCAATAAGAGCTGGTCTATTACTTGGTCCGCTGTGCGGTGTAATTCTTGTCGGTGGATATTTCATCATTCGTGGGATGGTGATGCTCTTCGGGCTGAAAAACTTTGCCAACGATATTAAATCGACATCGGCAAGCAATAAAATTCATCTCATCATTGTGCGGATGGGATTGTGTGCATTTTTCACGCTGATATTTATTCTCGTTGCTATTGTATGTCATATTACGGAGTTTAGAAACTCGGCGGCTTGGGGTGAAAGTCTAAGGCAGTATATTAT CTGTCGTATAACGCAAACATATAACGATGATCATGTTGTTTGTAAATTGGAACACCGTCCAAGTGTAGCAGTTTTACAACTTCATCTTATTTGTCTATTTGGCTCGGGGATTGTTATGTCTACCTGGTGTTGGACTCCATCATCTGTCGAAACATGGAAACGTTATATTCGAAA taagaCCTTTTGTTTTAGAAAGTGCGGTAGAGAGTTAGTGGAAGACATCAAAATGCCCAAACACAAAGTTATTGCCCAGACTTGGGCAAAGCGAAAAGAATTTGAAGATAAAGGGAGGCTCTCTATAACTCTCTATAATACGCATACTGATCCAGTTGGATTGAATTTCGATATGAATGATTTCAATTCTTCAGCTACAAATGATATTAGCTCGACATGGGCTAATTATTTGCCGCAGTTTGTAAAGAGACGCTTCGCCATAACTGGAGCTGCAACAAATTCGTCCAGTCATGGTTGTCAACGTAAGAGTTCGCTGGACTCTGAGATAAGTTTTAGTGTTCGGCATGTTTCAGTTGAATCAAGAAGAAATTCAGTAGACTCGCAG GTTTCGGTAAAAATTGCCGAAATGAAAACTAAAGTTGCCAGTCGCAGTCGTAACTCCAGCAGCCACCATAAGCATTCGAAAAATCGAAGTCGCCGAAAGGATTTCATGGCTGCAAGCGGACGTAAATACAATAATCGCCGAGAAAGTAGCACATCAGTTGAGAGTCAAATTATTGCACTCAAAAAAACCACATATCCCAACGCGTGCCACAAAGTTGGTCTTTTTGCACAATCAAAAAGCGCCAAAAACATGAAGAGGCGAAGTGCAAGTGCTGGACTCGATCCAAATGACATAAAccaatttttgtctaaaaatggACATTTCATCATTCCATTCTTGCAGAAGGGAATTAATTCATCCTCAGATGAAGAGACTTCACGTGCCTCTTTTAAGGTTCAAGACTCTAGGTTAGATGTAGTTTTAAAGCAAGATCTAAGCGATGACGATGAATATACTAATGGGGCAAAAATTGAAGAACTTATCGATAATAATGAATTTGGCCGATCATCAAATCGAAAGTcaacaaatattaatttggaaaatttcataaaaactatgaacaaaTCATCGGCATTGGAAAACAATCGCATTGATGCAGCTAGTCGGAATAGTAGAAATAGTACAAAAAGTCGTGGCAGTCGAAAGTCAACTGCGCAAGGATCAAAACGTTGTCGaagtaaaacaaacaaatcaacGAAAAAAGTAGCTACCGCTGATTTGGATATCTCAGACTTGAATTTGAATCTCTATTTGAAtcatgatgaagatgatgatgatgattctaTAAGCTCTTTCTCACTGGATATGGATTTGCCAACAGGAATGCAAAGTTCATATTCGGGCATATCAGTAGGTAAGACTCATTCAAGGAATAGCAAAACAAGCTGCGATGTCGGCATTCAAGCTAATGCATATGAAATTGCTGCCACTCAAACGTACGCGGACGATGAACTTATGATAGCTATGCGgcatttgaatgcaaaaaatcgTCGAAGAAGTGAAATGACTAACGATGACGATCAAGAAACTCATGAACTATTACCGATGGTAAAGAATCGTGAGACAATTATGATGAGTGAGGCGGAGAAATTGAAAATGCTCCTACTGCCATCTAAGTAA
- the LOC129920870 gene encoding uncharacterized protein LOC129920870 isoform X2 → MDIPAILIPPGRTAIIDVFEDIRWFFGRLGIFCELVEKMLPPEKRDGDQTQLSLNLQSGFRHFLLGVREISKSIVAVLSNKEVQEYQQLSRATDYAQEMVKSVGEFFRNLRLLVGKLFETYNYYVPEVLLTKCVGNYLHESYAHRPIYEYPILMINDIIETFQKPINLQIEGNNSGSDRKMGSGTEINFVKNVEQNEILADDMYVFHNTAVSPTPELSNRFGNETPKTTKDEQLALMTNSENGHPEVSNWMKCFKIYATETIFRKLEFYFLERKE, encoded by the exons ATGGACATACCAGCAATCCTAATTCCTCCAGGAAG AACCGCCATAATAGATGTTTTTGAAGACATACGTTGGTTTTTCGGAAGACTTGGAATATTTTGCGAATTGGTGGAAAAAATGTTGCCACCGGAAAAAAGAGATGG CGATCAAACCCAACTGAGTCTTAATCTACAAAGTGGTTTTAGACACTTCCTTCTAGGAGTTCGAGAAATCTCAAAATCTATTGTTGCAGTTTTATCCAACAAAGAAGTACAAGAATACCAACAACT CTCACGAGCAACAGACTATGCTCAGGAAATGGTCAAATCTGTTGGTGAATTTTTTCGTAACCTCCGTTTGTTAGttggaaaattatttgaaacttACAACTATTACGTTCCGGAAGTTCTATTAACTAAATGCGTTGGAAATTACCTTCACGAGTCATATGCACACCGACCAATTTATGAATATCCAATTTTGATGATCAACGATATTATTGAGACTTTTCAAAAACCAATAAATTTACAAATCGAAGGCAATAATTCTGGATCAGATCGAAAAATGGGATCGGGcactgaaataaattttgttaaaaacgttgaacaaaatgaaattttggccgATGACATGTATGTTTTTCATAATACTGCCGTGAGTCCGACGCCTGAGCTTTCTAATCGATTTGGCAATGAAACACCAAAAACTACTAAAGATGAACAATTAGCATTAATGACAAATTCCGAAAATGGTCATCCTGAAGTATCTAACTGGATGAAATGCTTTAAGATTTATGCTACTGAAACTATATTTCGCAAATTGGAATTTTACTTTTTGGAGAGAAAAGAATAA
- the LOC129920874 gene encoding uncharacterized protein LOC129920874 — translation MELAIQKDCESIIESFIANENPRFESFVYQWKSTLFQSIYSGQSHTVEIIQSTNACIHYAKRILSSKSTLHKLGALFLLYAIYFKQPTDRFHKIDIDISAWKKLKEFVFSLDNSTYGDDAKCIFWELLKENAFKFVASDTYFGLENLLNLDKIRSNVVNLSTSIHTFRNDMRFLNSSRGLFVGIQKLDDGYNEMKELINQNISGSTNEVRCVVPISKGFQDLKKAFSRLQSLIDESYISLVGKRKKKKDRNIKKGGVGKPKRKTNKRVFFHK, via the exons ATGGAATTGGCTATTCAAAAAGATTGCGAGTCAATAATTGAAAGTTTCATTGCAAATGAAAATCCTCGATTCGAATCATTTGTTTATCAATGGAAATCCACATTATTCCAGAGCATTTATTC TGGCCAATCTCATACAGTGGAAATCATTCAATCCACAAATGCCTGCATTCACTATGCCAAAAGAATACTATCATCAAAAAGTACATTACACAAATTAGGAGCGCTATTCTTGCTCTATGcgatttatttcaaacaacCAACAGATCGTTTCCATAAGATTGACATCGATATATCGGCTTGGAAGAAATTGAAAGAATTTGTATTCAGTTTGGACAATTCAACTTATGGAGATGATGCAAAATGCATTTTCTGGGAACTCCTCAAAGAAAACGCATTCAA GTTTGTTGCATCCGATACTTACTTTGGATTAGAGAATCTTTTAAATTTGGACAAAATCCGAAGTAATGTTGTCAACCTTAGCACATCCATACACACCTTTCGCAATGACATGAGATTCTTAAATTCATCACGGGGACTATTTGTGGGAATTCAAAAGCTTGATGATGGGTATAATGAAATGAAGGAACtcattaatcaaaatatttctgGTTCTACGAATGAAGTTCGATGTGTTGTGCCCATATCTAAAGGATTTCAAGACCTCAAAAAGGCATTTTCAAGACTTCAGTCATTAATTGACGAAAGTTATATTTCGTTAGTGgggaagagaaaaaagaaaaaggataGGAACATCAAGAAAGGAGGAGTTGGCAAACCAAAGCGTAAAACTAACAAACGTGTTTTCTTTCACAAATAG
- the LOC129920870 gene encoding uncharacterized protein LOC129920870 isoform X1: MHFSKILITFIFGLVLVTNLDLSYSAILPANENNTLEATAIAKTSTAIIDVFEDIRWFFGRLGIFCELVEKMLPPEKRDGDQTQLSLNLQSGFRHFLLGVREISKSIVAVLSNKEVQEYQQLSRATDYAQEMVKSVGEFFRNLRLLVGKLFETYNYYVPEVLLTKCVGNYLHESYAHRPIYEYPILMINDIIETFQKPINLQIEGNNSGSDRKMGSGTEINFVKNVEQNEILADDMYVFHNTAVSPTPELSNRFGNETPKTTKDEQLALMTNSENGHPEVSNWMKCFKIYATETIFRKLEFYFLERKE, from the exons ATGCACTTTTCAAagattttaataacttttatcTTCGGTTTAGTATTAGTGACAAATTTGGATTTAAGTTATTCAGCAATTTTGCCTGCAAATGAAAACAATACCTTAGAAGCTACAGCTATAGCTAAGACATC AACCGCCATAATAGATGTTTTTGAAGACATACGTTGGTTTTTCGGAAGACTTGGAATATTTTGCGAATTGGTGGAAAAAATGTTGCCACCGGAAAAAAGAGATGG CGATCAAACCCAACTGAGTCTTAATCTACAAAGTGGTTTTAGACACTTCCTTCTAGGAGTTCGAGAAATCTCAAAATCTATTGTTGCAGTTTTATCCAACAAAGAAGTACAAGAATACCAACAACT CTCACGAGCAACAGACTATGCTCAGGAAATGGTCAAATCTGTTGGTGAATTTTTTCGTAACCTCCGTTTGTTAGttggaaaattatttgaaacttACAACTATTACGTTCCGGAAGTTCTATTAACTAAATGCGTTGGAAATTACCTTCACGAGTCATATGCACACCGACCAATTTATGAATATCCAATTTTGATGATCAACGATATTATTGAGACTTTTCAAAAACCAATAAATTTACAAATCGAAGGCAATAATTCTGGATCAGATCGAAAAATGGGATCGGGcactgaaataaattttgttaaaaacgttgaacaaaatgaaattttggccgATGACATGTATGTTTTTCATAATACTGCCGTGAGTCCGACGCCTGAGCTTTCTAATCGATTTGGCAATGAAACACCAAAAACTACTAAAGATGAACAATTAGCATTAATGACAAATTCCGAAAATGGTCATCCTGAAGTATCTAACTGGATGAAATGCTTTAAGATTTATGCTACTGAAACTATATTTCGCAAATTGGAATTTTACTTTTTGGAGAGAAAAGAATAA
- the LOC129920878 gene encoding androgen-induced gene 1 protein-like isoform X1, with amino-acid sequence MAKGRSNNTPITYAWNQGIFKSLRILVHLVAAVQFSYAIYYDHVYVHHPHPENGKNNSFGGKFRFLTFLDAIIQAVYFVICLGNDFIGTNEVAPKKMPTIRKIKDYILAALAFPIALNVGISFWTLYAIDRELVFPKVLDAIFPGWLNHILHTNIVVFIVLEMFTSFRTYPKRINGLAGLIAFMLSYLIWVHVIKHFSGVWVYPVLEVLEFPQRIVFFGAILVFTVFLYIFGETINKIVWAKELKLAQKKVK; translated from the exons atggcaaAGGGTAGATCTAATAACACTCCAATAACGTACGCTTGGAATCAGGGAATCTTCAAAAGTCTGCGAATTTTGGTGCATCTTGTAGCCGCTGTTCAATTCTCATATGCCATTTACTATGATCATGTTTACGTGCATCATCCGCACCCTGAAAATGGCAAGAACAATTCATTCGGCGGGAAGTTTCGTTTCTTAACCTTTTTAGATGCG ATAATCCAAGCTGTCTATTTCGTCATTTGTCTAGGAAATGACTTTATCGGAACCAATGAGGTTGCGCCAAAAAAGATGCCAACAATTCGAAAAATCAAAGATTACATATTGGCTGCCTTGGCATTTCCAATTGCTTTGAATGTTGGCATTTCATTTTGGACATTGTATGCTATTGACCGAGAACTTGTGTTTCCCAAAGTCTTGGATGCTATCTTTCCAGG atggcTAAATCACATTCTACACACAAACATTGTTGTTTTCATCGTCCTTGAGATGTTCACATCATTCCGAACCTATCCAAAACGTATCAACGGTTTGGCCGGCCTTATTGCCTTCATGTTGAGCTACCTTATATGGGTGCATGTCATCAAACACTTTTCTGGTGTTTGGGTTTATCCCGTGCTTGAAGTGCTTGAATTCCCACAACGAATTGTTTTCTTTGGAGCTATCTTAGTGTTTACCGTGTTTCTCTATATTTTCGGAGAAACtatcaataaaattgtttgggcTAAAGAGCTTAAACTTGCTCAAAAGAAAGTAAAgtaa
- the LOC129920872 gene encoding protein smoothened isoform X2 encodes MRSIIIVIFWAIIVCSINTIAAIVSNNIEPSDLEAINGTRNYRIYGKNSKDDKPWFDGRVVDMRLIQCVRPGKCEKLQFKTCFGANIPYTQTSLDLTDYDNQQQIMDRLKNYEALKHVPRCWAVIQHFLCAVFAPKCETINNQDMVYLPSLEMCKITLEPCRILYNTSYFPEFMKCNETLFPSKCNNGVREMKFNSTGTCLEPLVPAESVASYYPGIEGCGVQCKDPLYTDNEHSQINKMIGWGVTLCFLSNLFVVATFFIDWENANKYPALIVFYINLCFFIVCLGWLAQFTPGGRDDIVCRKDGTLRHSEPTAGENLSCIVVFIFVYYFLMAAMVWFVFLTYAWHLRAVGNVQDRIDKKGSYFHSVAWSLPLVLTITAMALSEVDGNSTVGICFVGYLNHSIRAGLLLGPLCGVILVGGYFIIRGMVMLFGLKNFANDIKSTSASNKIHLIIVRMGLCAFFTLIFILVAIVCHITEFRNSAAWGESLRQYIICRITQTYNDDHVVCKLEHRPSVAVLQLHLICLFGSGIVMSTWCWTPSSVETWKRYIRKKCGRELVEDIKMPKHKVIAQTWAKRKEFEDKGRLSITLYNTHTDPVGLNFDMNDFNSSATNDISSTWANYLPQFVKRRFAITGAATNSSSHGCQRKSSLDSEISFSVRHVSVESRRNSVDSQVSVKIAEMKTKVASRSRNSSSHHKHSKNRSRRKDFMAASGRKYNNRRESSTSVESQIIALKKTTYPNACHKVGLFAQSKSAKNMKRRSASAGLDPNDINQFLSKNGHFIIPFLQKGINSSSDEETSRASFKVQDSRLDVVLKQDLSDDDEYTNGAKIEELIDNNEFGRSSNRKSTNINLENFIKTMNKSSALENNRIDAASRNSRNSTKSRGSRKSTAQGSKRCRSKTNKSTKKVATADLDISDLNLNLYLNHDEDDDDDSISSFSLDMDLPTGMQSSYSGISVGKTHSRNSKTSCDVGIQANAYEIAATQTYADDELMIAMRHLNAKNRRRSEMTNDDDQETHELLPMVKNRETIMMSEAEKLKMLLLPSK; translated from the exons ATGAG GAGTATCATCATCGTTATCTTTTGGGCTATAATAGTCTGTTCTATTAACACAATTGCTGCTATTGTATCCAATAATATAGAACCTTCTGATTTGGAGGCCATTAATGGAACTAGAAATTATCGAATTTATGGGAAGAATAGCAAAGATGATAAACCTTGGTTTGATGGACGTGTTGTCGATATGCGTCTGATTCAATGTGTGCGTCCAGGAAAATGCGAAAAGTTGCAATTCAAAACATGCTTCGGAGCTAATATTCCTTATACACAAACAAGTCTAGATTTGACAGATTATGATAACCAGCAACAGATAATGGATCGATTGAAAAACTATGAGGCACTGAAACATGTTCCCAGATGTTGGGCTGTAATACAG CATTTTTTATGTGCAGTTTTCGCCCCAAAGTGTGAGACAATCAATAATCAAGACATGGTTTATCTGCCTTCACTTGAAATGTGCAAAATAACCTTGGAGCCGTGTCGGATACTCTATAACACATCGTACTTTCCAGAGTTTATGAAATGCAATGAAACTCTGTTCCCTTCAAAGTGTAACAATGGAGTACGTGAAATGAAATTCAATTCAACTGGAACGTGTTTGGAGCCCTTAGTGCCAGCTGAATCTGTAGCTAGTTACTATCCCGGTATTGAAGGATGTGGTGTGCAGTGTAAGGATCCGCTGTATACTGATAACGAACATAGTCAGATAAACAAAATGATTGGATGGGGTGTTACTCTTTGTTTTCTGTCAAACCTTTTCGTAGTGGCAACATTTTTCATCGATTGGGAGAATGCCAACAAGTATCCAGCGTtgattgtattttatattaacCTGTGCTTTTTCATTGTTTGTTTggg ATGGCTAGCACAATTTACACCCGGCGGCCGGGATGACATCGTCTGCCGCAAAGATGGAACCCTACGACACTCTGAGCCCACCGCTGGAGAAAATCTCTCCTGCAtcgttgtatttatttttgtttattattttcttatggCTGCAATGGTGTGGTTTGTCTTTCTCACATATGCTTGGCATCTGCGTGCAGTTGGCAACGTTCAAGATCGTATTGATAAAAAGGGTTCATATTTCCATTCTGTGGCTTGGTCCTTGCCATTGGTGCTCACAATAACAGCTATGGCTTTGAGTGAAGTTGATGGAAATAGCACGGTTggaatttgttttgttggttaCCTCAATCATTCAATAAGAGCTGGTCTATTACTTGGTCCGCTGTGCGGTGTAATTCTTGTCGGTGGATATTTCATCATTCGTGGGATGGTGATGCTCTTCGGGCTGAAAAACTTTGCCAACGATATTAAATCGACATCGGCAAGCAATAAAATTCATCTCATCATTGTGCGGATGGGATTGTGTGCATTTTTCACGCTGATATTTATTCTCGTTGCTATTGTATGTCATATTACGGAGTTTAGAAACTCGGCGGCTTGGGGTGAAAGTCTAAGGCAGTATATTAT CTGTCGTATAACGCAAACATATAACGATGATCATGTTGTTTGTAAATTGGAACACCGTCCAAGTGTAGCAGTTTTACAACTTCATCTTATTTGTCTATTTGGCTCGGGGATTGTTATGTCTACCTGGTGTTGGACTCCATCATCTGTCGAAACATGGAAACGTTATATTCGAAA AAAGTGCGGTAGAGAGTTAGTGGAAGACATCAAAATGCCCAAACACAAAGTTATTGCCCAGACTTGGGCAAAGCGAAAAGAATTTGAAGATAAAGGGAGGCTCTCTATAACTCTCTATAATACGCATACTGATCCAGTTGGATTGAATTTCGATATGAATGATTTCAATTCTTCAGCTACAAATGATATTAGCTCGACATGGGCTAATTATTTGCCGCAGTTTGTAAAGAGACGCTTCGCCATAACTGGAGCTGCAACAAATTCGTCCAGTCATGGTTGTCAACGTAAGAGTTCGCTGGACTCTGAGATAAGTTTTAGTGTTCGGCATGTTTCAGTTGAATCAAGAAGAAATTCAGTAGACTCGCAG GTTTCGGTAAAAATTGCCGAAATGAAAACTAAAGTTGCCAGTCGCAGTCGTAACTCCAGCAGCCACCATAAGCATTCGAAAAATCGAAGTCGCCGAAAGGATTTCATGGCTGCAAGCGGACGTAAATACAATAATCGCCGAGAAAGTAGCACATCAGTTGAGAGTCAAATTATTGCACTCAAAAAAACCACATATCCCAACGCGTGCCACAAAGTTGGTCTTTTTGCACAATCAAAAAGCGCCAAAAACATGAAGAGGCGAAGTGCAAGTGCTGGACTCGATCCAAATGACATAAAccaatttttgtctaaaaatggACATTTCATCATTCCATTCTTGCAGAAGGGAATTAATTCATCCTCAGATGAAGAGACTTCACGTGCCTCTTTTAAGGTTCAAGACTCTAGGTTAGATGTAGTTTTAAAGCAAGATCTAAGCGATGACGATGAATATACTAATGGGGCAAAAATTGAAGAACTTATCGATAATAATGAATTTGGCCGATCATCAAATCGAAAGTcaacaaatattaatttggaaaatttcataaaaactatgaacaaaTCATCGGCATTGGAAAACAATCGCATTGATGCAGCTAGTCGGAATAGTAGAAATAGTACAAAAAGTCGTGGCAGTCGAAAGTCAACTGCGCAAGGATCAAAACGTTGTCGaagtaaaacaaacaaatcaacGAAAAAAGTAGCTACCGCTGATTTGGATATCTCAGACTTGAATTTGAATCTCTATTTGAAtcatgatgaagatgatgatgatgattctaTAAGCTCTTTCTCACTGGATATGGATTTGCCAACAGGAATGCAAAGTTCATATTCGGGCATATCAGTAGGTAAGACTCATTCAAGGAATAGCAAAACAAGCTGCGATGTCGGCATTCAAGCTAATGCATATGAAATTGCTGCCACTCAAACGTACGCGGACGATGAACTTATGATAGCTATGCGgcatttgaatgcaaaaaatcgTCGAAGAAGTGAAATGACTAACGATGACGATCAAGAAACTCATGAACTATTACCGATGGTAAAGAATCGTGAGACAATTATGATGAGTGAGGCGGAGAAATTGAAAATGCTCCTACTGCCATCTAAGTAA